The Burkholderia sp. NRF60-BP8 genomic sequence TGATGTGCAGCGCGGGGTCCATCGGCATGAACTTGCCGGTCTGCAAATCAACGAGGCCGTTCTTCGCGGGGAACATCCATTCCCCTTCATCGAGGTTGCTGGCCGAGACGGCGATGCCGGGTTCGGACCTGAACAGTTCGACGGCATCCTTGAGCGCCTTATTGCTTTCGCTGTACTTCGCGTGATCCATCAGTTCACGGCGATTACCAGGATTAAGGCGGCGAATCTCGTCGTGGATCATCGGAATGATTTCGCGGGCGAGCAGCAGCACGCGAAGTTCATCGATGAAACGCCATGCACCGGACGGGGATTTTTCGAGCCAACGCTTCATCTCAGAGACGTAACGGAGCGTGTCGCTATACCGTTCCGACATCCGTTTCGCATTACCGAGGTCGGTTGCGCGCGAGACGCTGTCGTTGTTCTTCTGGTGCGAGTTCGCCACGTTTGCGGCAATCTGGGATACCTCCGACTCCGACAGCGGCGGGTCGCAATTGGCGGCGTTGTACTCCAGCAGTTCCTCTTCCAGCAGGTCAGGGTTCAGACCTGCATTGAGCAGGGAGAACCCCTCGAATGCGACGGACTCGTTGCGGTTACCGAGGATCGCAGATTTCGATTTGGCGGATTTCCGTTTGCGCGTCTTCGTGCCCTGCGTCGAGCAGAGCAGTTCAAGCAGCCACGCAGGGGCACGGGAAATGGGCAGTACGGGTTCCTCGAAGAAATAGGGCTCTCCGTTGATGGCTGACGGTGGAGCGAGACAGTAACCGCCCTCCGCCTTTACATCGACGCGAGGCAGGAAGTTGATCCTGCTCGGCACCTTCAGGTTCTCAGGATACCGGTAGATGAGGTGATACCCACCTGACGGTGTGAACACCTTGCGAGTAGGAGGGAGTGCGCCGTGTTCTTTCTCCAGACGACTGATCGATTTGAGGCCGGTTGCATCCCCATTCTTCACATCGACATCGACAACGAGCACGTAACCGGACGCCGGTCCTGTCGCGTAGGCGACGTTGTAGTCGGGGCATTCATTCGCCCATGCGCGATGCTTGTCGGGATCCATGTTCGCATCCTTGAATCCGTGCTGCGTAGCAGGAACCTTATCGTTCAGGCGGATAGGGAGCGGGGCGAGGCCTTCGGCTGCGAGGGCGGAGTATTTTTTGATTGGATCCGTATTCATGATTAGGAATGCATAATAGATGACCGAGAGGTAGTGCATGCACCATCTCCCGGTAGCGGGTTAGCAGATTTTGAGTGTTATTCGCCCGTAATCGGGCATGTCAAGTCGTGGTTACGAGGTCCGCAGGTGTCAGGCATACACCATCTCCTCGGAGCCGACCGGTACAGAGTCCATTGGCAGAGCGAGGTCCGTTGTTGTGTAGATGGCGTTGCACTCCTCGCAGACGAAGCCATACGGTTTTCCGTTCATCCCGATAATGCGGAGTGGACTGTGCCCGATCGGGTGCATGGGGCAGTGGATGTAATCTCCGATCCGAAGGCTGGACAGGGGCTGCTGGCCGTCAACAGCGGTAACCGGCCAAACGGGGTACTCGGGGGGCAAGTCAAGGACCCAATTATCAGGGCCGGACCATTGAAGAAGCCCCTCTTCAAGAAACAGGTGGAGGGAGCGTGTCGCGTCATTAAATTCGGTATGCATAATATTTCCCTGTGAAGTGGAAGGCCAAGCTGTTCACCGTGAACGTCGCTGGATCGAAATCAAATGCGAGGGAGCACCTCGCCGCACGTTCTTCGTCGCCGAGGAGGTGTGCAGAAAAATTCGATGGACTGGACTGTACGGAGGCGGAAAGCGCGGCGCAAGATGAGTAGTTTTTGTCTTTTCCGGCGCGGAGCACGAACTGGCGGGAGCCGAAAAATCGAATGCGCGAGCTAGAAGGGTGTTACAAAAAAAGGGGGAAGGGGTGGAGGGGTTACGTTATTTGTAACAGGCCTTGTCGGACCGTTTTGACGGTCGACGATGCATGTTTTCGGTCGAGACACCCCCTCGAGATCGGATGCACAATTCCCTCACATGTGTTGCTAGTGAAAACCCTTATCCGTTGGTGTGGTTTCGTTGCTTTCTTACGTCAATCTAGT encodes the following:
- a CDS encoding phage/plasmid primase, P4 family encodes the protein MHYLSVIYYAFLIMNTDPIKKYSALAAEGLAPLPIRLNDKVPATQHGFKDANMDPDKHRAWANECPDYNVAYATGPASGYVLVVDVDVKNGDATGLKSISRLEKEHGALPPTRKVFTPSGGYHLIYRYPENLKVPSRINFLPRVDVKAEGGYCLAPPSAINGEPYFFEEPVLPISRAPAWLLELLCSTQGTKTRKRKSAKSKSAILGNRNESVAFEGFSLLNAGLNPDLLEEELLEYNAANCDPPLSESEVSQIAANVANSHQKNNDSVSRATDLGNAKRMSERYSDTLRYVSEMKRWLEKSPSGAWRFIDELRVLLLAREIIPMIHDEIRRLNPGNRRELMDHAKYSESNKALKDAVELFRSEPGIAVSASNLDEGEWMFPAKNGLVDLQTGKFMPMDPALHITQTAGVSFDPDATCPRWEAFLLEIMNGNVELVEYLRRAIGYTLTCQTSEHALFFAFGSGANGKSTFLNLLRALFGDLGAQANGDMLLDKNGGQAMSSNASSSEVARLVGKRLVAMSEVEEGRHFSEKTVKWYTGGEDIVARMLYQNAFSFTPRFKLWLAGNYKPTIKGNDHGIWRRMKLIPFTVTIPPEKRDPDLERKLRDELPGILNWALVGCQQWRENGYKLKEPAIITNEVSEYRGEMDVVESWLLEFTRDDPDGEIHFGDAYKFFKAWSEAEYNFSYSRKRLGMILQDKGYKPAARPHRVYQGLTLLVDLQFNENTGAYVGHEFYDYELELRKRDWQSKLLSGMTGEDVGPDDNEGEPLAA